The genomic region GTTTCACTCTCCTCATGGTTGGGAAGTTTTGCTAGAAGGACTATCTAGTCATTTAGGAATTGCAGCAAATCGCGGTGTAATCTTTCTATTTATCGCCACAGTTCCGGTCATTCTCGCCACAATTTTTAAGTATTGGGTTTTCCGTTCCCTCAGCCGGATGTCACCATCAACGGTAGCGACTTTGAAAGAGATGAACGATTGAATTTGTATCATTGCTGCTAGAAAATGCTTGTAGAATGAGGTTGAGTTGATGATTTTTCCCATCAGTAAAAAGGCTCGCAGTCGCCAAAACCGATCGCAGAAATTTGCTTCAGTCAAGCGATCGCAGTCACATCACCGTAAATTAGTAGCATTGCGATCGTTTCGCGAAAAGTTCCAAATCTACACCGGAGAGCAATTACACTGGCTGCAAGTTACTCAGAGACTTTTAACCTCTGTCATTCACGGAATTCTGCCTTGGGTCATTATGTGTGGGAGCTATGGCTTACTAATTTCTTTACTCGATCATTATGGAAAGCTGCCTGCTTTCTTTGCTGACAGTAAAATAATTCAAAATGTCGTTATTAGTTTTAACGTCATTCTCAGCCTACTGCTAGTGTTCCGCACCAATACAGCTCACGAACGCTTTTGGGAAGGACGCAAACTCTGGGGTTCAATGGTAAATACTACGCGCAATTTAGCACGGGGAATCTCAATTACGATCGAACAACGAGAACCGCAAGAGCGAGACGAAAAAAGTGCTGCTGTCTATCTAGTTGCTGCTTTTGCTGTGGCGATGAAAATCCATCTACGGCGAGAACCAATGAATTCAGAATTGGAGCCGATGATGCCACCGTTACAATATCATCAACTGCAAAATGTCAATCACGCTCCCTTAGAAATTGCTTATTGGATTGGAGATTATTTGCAACATCAATTCGAGCGCCAACGCCTAAACATTTTTCAGCTGACATCCTTGCACGAACTATTAGATGATATGGTAGACATTTTAGGTGGCTGCGAACGCATCCTGAAAACCCCCGTTCCCTTGGTATATACCGTTACTCTCAATGCTTTGCTGTGGATTTATTTCCTGCTTTTACCTTTTCAGCTAGTTGGTGGTATCAAGTGGTGGACAGCACCGATCCTTGCTTTTATGAGTTTTCTCTACTTAGGTATCAATGAAGTAGGGGCAGAAATTGAAGAACCTTTCGGTCGCGATGCCAATGACTTGCCCCTAGATGCAATCTGCGCCACAATTGTTCGTAACCTCGAACATATCATCCAATTTGCCCCCTGCGCCCGCGTGCTGCGCCCTGCTAGTGGTAACGTTCTCGATTTACCCCGAAAAACTGCTTGAATCGTGCCGATATCTAACATTTTGTCTTTCAGTGTAAGTTTTTGACAATTAAGTTCAGTTTTCTTTACCTCTCGTCGCAGCAATTACCTGTACCATGAACTAGTCCGAGAATTAGTCTGAGCAAAGAATTAGTTCGAGCGATCGCCACCTAACAACCTTCTGAGAAGTAGGTTCACCCTTGCTAACCTGTTTTTGGAATGACATACCATCATGAGATTGTTACTAGTCGAAGACGATAAACTCATCAATCAGTTACTTGCAGAAGCACTCAGCAACCAACATTACGTCGTCGATGTTGCCGCTGATGGTCACGCTGGTTGGGATTTTGTCAAGTCTTTTGATTACGACTTAGTTCTGATTGATGTCATGCTGCCTAAAATGGATGGCATTAGCCTTTGTCGCCAGTTGCGGACTCAAGGCTACCAAATGCCAGTCTTGATGTTAACAGCCAGAGATGCAACCGAAGATCGCGTCAATGGACTTGATGCGGGTGCAGATGACTACGTGATTAAACCATACAAATTGCAAGAATTATCGGCACGTATCCGCGCTTTATTACGCCGAGGTGGTTCGTCTTTGCCTCCAGCAATGAAAAGTGGCAATTTATCTTTAGATGTAAACACGCGGGAAGTAACTTATAAAGGCTGTCCCCTCAGACTGACTCCAAAAGAGTATCGCTTATTAGAACTCTTCATGCGAAGCGGCTCTAAGGTTCTCAGTCGTAGTGCAATTTTAGAAAATCTTTGGTCTTTCGACGAACCGCCGGATGAAGATGCAGTCAAAGCTTTGGTTAAACGTTTGCGTCATAAGCTCAAATTAGCAGGTTCGCCAGGAGATCCCATTGAAACCGCTTACGGTGTAGGTTATCGCCTCAAGCAAAACCCGTAGAAAGTCAAAAGTTAAAAATTAAAAGTCAAAATGAGGAATGATTGTAGGGGCGGGTTTAGCCAAAGATTTACGCATCCTCCACCGTCAATTTTCGTTCAAACCCCGCCCGTACGGAACTAGAAGAATACAATTACACTCTCTGCCACGTACCACGCTTCATTAGTCGCTACTCTTTTGTCCCAGTTTTGTCACCTTTTGTGGCTTATTTTATACACTAAGGTGCTAGCAGAAGAGAATAAATGTCCTAAATACTACTGCGTCCTTTTATATCCTCAATGCATAGTATCCTCAACGCAGGGTAGTCAACAAATCCCAAGAGTAAGAAAAAAACAGATTGCAGGAACAGGCAATGAATAACAGCATTCTTGAAAAATCAGTTGATGCCCTGCTAACTAGGAGAAATGATGCTCCATTAATTCGGGATTTTACCCCCCCAAAGCAGGTTGAATTGTTTGAAACCTTGAAGCAGTTGCGGTTTAACGGTCAACTGATTCTGACAAACTCCTGCGGTAGAAAATGGATTCTGCACGTTCACCGAGGTTTGATTATCTACGCTACTGGTGGAGAACATCCAGTCAGGCGATGGAGACGGAATCTCGCAACACACTTACCTCAAATAGCAAACGATCGCTCGCTATCAAACGAATCGTGGGAGCATCAATTAGCAACGACTTCGATTGAAGGTTTTAGCGTCTGCTGGCAATATCAGTTATTGACTTCATGGCTCGAACGGCAGCAGATAACTCCAGAACAAATGGCAAGATTTGCATGGTCGGTCATTATCGAAGTTTTGTTTGATGTGACTCAAGCAGTACAGGTTGCCTACGAACTCAAGCCCAGTAGCAGCACGCTGACTCCCGTAGTTGCGATCGATGCCGCTCAAGCGATCGCCGAAGTCGAACGATTGTGGCAAGCTTGGCAAGCAAACAGACTCAATTATTCTCCTAACAGCGCCCCAGTTATTAAACAATCGGAAGAATTGCAACACAGCATCTCTGCTCCAGCTTATCAAGCCTTGAGTCAACTACTAGACGGACAACATACGCTACGGGATATTGCCGCTCAGATGCAGCGAGATGTCAATTCAGCACTGCGTTCTCTCCTGCCATATATTCAGTCAGGATTTGTGGAGTTGATTAATATTCCCGATCTTGCCGCTCCGGTTCTCTCATCACCTACACCTCATGATACTCAAGCACCGTTGATTGCTTGTGTAGATGACAGTTCTTGGGTATGCCACATCATGGAAAAAGTGATGACAACAGCTAACTATCGATTTGTTGGCGTAAATGATGCACTGCGGGCGATCAGAGTTTTGCTAGCCATCAAACCAGATCTCATCTTTCTCGATTTGATGATGCCAAATATTAACGGATACGAACTTTGTAGCCGTCTGCGTCAACTGTCTTGCTTCCAGCACACGCCAATTGTCATCCTCACTGGAAACGATGGCATTATCGATCGCGTCAGAGCTAAAATTGTCGGTTCCTCAGATTTTCTGGGCAAGCCCATCGATCCCGATCGAGTTCTAGGCGCAATTCACAAACATCTCAAACACAGTGCGTGAGCAGTTATCAGTTATCAGGGAGCGCACGAGCGCACGAGCAGGGGGAAGAGAGGACAAGGGGACAAGGGAGACAAGGGGGACAAGGAAGTAATTACCAATTACCAATTACTAACTACCAA from Chroococcidiopsis sp. SAG 2025 harbors:
- a CDS encoding bestrophin family protein, with product MIFPISKKARSRQNRSQKFASVKRSQSHHRKLVALRSFREKFQIYTGEQLHWLQVTQRLLTSVIHGILPWVIMCGSYGLLISLLDHYGKLPAFFADSKIIQNVVISFNVILSLLLVFRTNTAHERFWEGRKLWGSMVNTTRNLARGISITIEQREPQERDEKSAAVYLVAAFAVAMKIHLRREPMNSELEPMMPPLQYHQLQNVNHAPLEIAYWIGDYLQHQFERQRLNIFQLTSLHELLDDMVDILGGCERILKTPVPLVYTVTLNALLWIYFLLLPFQLVGGIKWWTAPILAFMSFLYLGINEVGAEIEEPFGRDANDLPLDAICATIVRNLEHIIQFAPCARVLRPASGNVLDLPRKTA
- a CDS encoding response regulator transcription factor, with translation MRLLLVEDDKLINQLLAEALSNQHYVVDVAADGHAGWDFVKSFDYDLVLIDVMLPKMDGISLCRQLRTQGYQMPVLMLTARDATEDRVNGLDAGADDYVIKPYKLQELSARIRALLRRGGSSLPPAMKSGNLSLDVNTREVTYKGCPLRLTPKEYRLLELFMRSGSKVLSRSAILENLWSFDEPPDEDAVKALVKRLRHKLKLAGSPGDPIETAYGVGYRLKQNP
- a CDS encoding response regulator produces the protein MNNSILEKSVDALLTRRNDAPLIRDFTPPKQVELFETLKQLRFNGQLILTNSCGRKWILHVHRGLIIYATGGEHPVRRWRRNLATHLPQIANDRSLSNESWEHQLATTSIEGFSVCWQYQLLTSWLERQQITPEQMARFAWSVIIEVLFDVTQAVQVAYELKPSSSTLTPVVAIDAAQAIAEVERLWQAWQANRLNYSPNSAPVIKQSEELQHSISAPAYQALSQLLDGQHTLRDIAAQMQRDVNSALRSLLPYIQSGFVELINIPDLAAPVLSSPTPHDTQAPLIACVDDSSWVCHIMEKVMTTANYRFVGVNDALRAIRVLLAIKPDLIFLDLMMPNINGYELCSRLRQLSCFQHTPIVILTGNDGIIDRVRAKIVGSSDFLGKPIDPDRVLGAIHKHLKHSA